A DNA window from Coffea arabica cultivar ET-39 chromosome 6c, Coffea Arabica ET-39 HiFi, whole genome shotgun sequence contains the following coding sequences:
- the LOC113694207 gene encoding uncharacterized protein isoform X4, with product MLAAKAIDGKLSRWRSFVPIKYFASLPAFERPISAHEDLTSGANALMGSFSDTFCGRNDAMEAENFKNQGVNGFNSLVKYRNDENIRRPSPWNGQKAVASSYCFPNRVHDMLYMPLRNFSSQSSATSFSDVKTKFLGSIPKFVKIVEVGPRDGLQNEKAIVPTAVKVDLIKMLVSSGLSVIEATSFVSPKWVPQLADAKDVLEAIQCVQGAKFPVLTPNLKGFAAAVAAGAKEVAIFAAASESFSRSNINCSIKDSLYRYREVAHAARNSSIPVRGYISCVVGCPVEGAVSPSQVVYVAKALLDMGCTEISLGDTIGVGTPGTIVPMLEAVLEVVPVEKLAVHFHDTYGQALSNILISLQMGIRTVDSAVSGLGGCPYAKGASGNVATEDVVYMLNGLGVKTNVDLEKVILAGDFICKHLGRSPGSKVAKALSRIPENASKL from the exons ATGTTAGCTGCAAAAGCCATTGATGGTAAACTTTCAAGGTGGAGGTCTTTTGTGCCCATTAAATATTTTGCTTCACTGCCTGCTTTCGAGAGGCCAATTTCAGCTCATGAAGATTTGACCAGTGGTGCCAATGCACTTATGGGTTCCTTTTCCGATACTTTCTGCGGCAGAAATGATGCTATGGaagctgaaaatttcaaaaatcaagGAGTAAATGGTTTCAATAGCCTAGTGAAGTATAGAAA TGATGAGAATATAAGAAGACCATCTCCATGGAATGGACAAAAGGCAGTTGCATCATCATATTGTTTCCCCAATCGAGTACATGACATGTTATACATGCCATTACGTAATTTTAGTTCTCAGAGCAGTGCTACGTCCTTTTCGGATGTGAAAACCAAG TTCTTGGGATCAATTCCTAAATTTGTGAAGATTGTGGAAGTTGGGCCTCGGGATGGACTGCAAAACGAGAAGGCAATCGTGCCTACTGCTGTGAAGGTTGATCTAATAAAAATGCTAGTTTCTTCAGGATTATCTGTCATTGAGGCTACTAGTTTTGTCTCACCAAAATGGGTGCCGCAG CTTGCAGATGCGAAGGATGTACTTGAGGCAATTCAATGTGTTCAAGGTGCAAAGTTTCCTGTTTTGACACCAAATCTCAAA GGGTTTGCAGCAGCTGTTGCTGCTGGAGCCAAGGAAGTGGCTATCTTTGCTGCAGCTTCTGAATCTTTTTCCAGGTCAAACATAAATTGTAGCATCAAAGATAGTCTGTATCGATACCGTGAGGTTGCCCATGCAGCCAGAAATAGCTCTATACCTGTCCGTGG GTACATATCATGTGTTGTTGGCTGTCCAGTGGAAGGAGCAGTATCTCCCTCGCAAGTCGTTTATGTGGCAAAAGCACTTCTTGACATGGGGTGCACTGAAATCTCCCTTGGCGACACGATTGGCGTTGGGACTCCTG GTACCATTGTTCCGATGCTTGAAGCTGTCCTTGAAGTTGTACCTGTAGAGAAACTTGCTGTCCATTTTCATGACACCTATGGACAAGCTCTTTCAAACATTCTCATATCACTGCAA ATGGGGATCCGTACGGTTGATTCTGCTGTATCTGGTCTCGGTGGTTGTCCATATGCTAAAGGTGCTTCTGGAAATGTTGCTACTGAGGATGTCGTCTATATGCTCAATGGACTAGGAGTGAAGACAAATGTTGATCTTGAGAAGGTCATTTTAGCTGGGGATTTTATCTGCAAGCATTTGGGTCGATCTCCTGGTTCTAAGGTTGCTAAAGCACTGAGCAGAATTCCAGAAAATGCCTCAAAGCTGTAA
- the LOC113694207 gene encoding uncharacterized protein isoform X1: protein MLAAKAIDGKLSRWRSFVPIKYFASLPAFERPISAHEDLTSGANALMGSFSDTFCGRNDAMEAENFKNQGVNGFNSLVKYRNDENIRRPSPWNGQKAVASSYCFPNRVHDMLYMPLRNFSSQSSATSFSDVKTKFLGSIPKFVKIVEVGPRDGLQNEKAIVPTAVKVDLIKMLVSSGLSVIEATSFVSPKWVPQLADAKDVLEAIQCVQGAKFPVLTPNLKGFAAAVAAGAKEVAIFAAASESFSRSNINCSIKDSLYRYREVAHAARNSSIPVRGDLFTNFLRYISCVVGCPVEGAVSPSQVVYVAKALLDMGCTEISLGDTIGVGTPGTIVPMLEAVLEVVPVEKLAVHFHDTYGQALSNILISLQIFWSCKNYMMGIRTVDSAVSGLGGCPYAKGASGNVATEDVVYMLNGLGVKTNVDLEKVILAGDFICKHLGRSPGSKVAKALSRIPENASKL, encoded by the exons ATGTTAGCTGCAAAAGCCATTGATGGTAAACTTTCAAGGTGGAGGTCTTTTGTGCCCATTAAATATTTTGCTTCACTGCCTGCTTTCGAGAGGCCAATTTCAGCTCATGAAGATTTGACCAGTGGTGCCAATGCACTTATGGGTTCCTTTTCCGATACTTTCTGCGGCAGAAATGATGCTATGGaagctgaaaatttcaaaaatcaagGAGTAAATGGTTTCAATAGCCTAGTGAAGTATAGAAA TGATGAGAATATAAGAAGACCATCTCCATGGAATGGACAAAAGGCAGTTGCATCATCATATTGTTTCCCCAATCGAGTACATGACATGTTATACATGCCATTACGTAATTTTAGTTCTCAGAGCAGTGCTACGTCCTTTTCGGATGTGAAAACCAAG TTCTTGGGATCAATTCCTAAATTTGTGAAGATTGTGGAAGTTGGGCCTCGGGATGGACTGCAAAACGAGAAGGCAATCGTGCCTACTGCTGTGAAGGTTGATCTAATAAAAATGCTAGTTTCTTCAGGATTATCTGTCATTGAGGCTACTAGTTTTGTCTCACCAAAATGGGTGCCGCAG CTTGCAGATGCGAAGGATGTACTTGAGGCAATTCAATGTGTTCAAGGTGCAAAGTTTCCTGTTTTGACACCAAATCTCAAA GGGTTTGCAGCAGCTGTTGCTGCTGGAGCCAAGGAAGTGGCTATCTTTGCTGCAGCTTCTGAATCTTTTTCCAGGTCAAACATAAATTGTAGCATCAAAGATAGTCTGTATCGATACCGTGAGGTTGCCCATGCAGCCAGAAATAGCTCTATACCTGTCCGTGG TGATTTATTCACTAATTTCCTTAGGTACATATCATGTGTTGTTGGCTGTCCAGTGGAAGGAGCAGTATCTCCCTCGCAAGTCGTTTATGTGGCAAAAGCACTTCTTGACATGGGGTGCACTGAAATCTCCCTTGGCGACACGATTGGCGTTGGGACTCCTG GTACCATTGTTCCGATGCTTGAAGCTGTCCTTGAAGTTGTACCTGTAGAGAAACTTGCTGTCCATTTTCATGACACCTATGGACAAGCTCTTTCAAACATTCTCATATCACTGCAA ATATTTTGGAGCTGCAAGAATTACATG ATGGGGATCCGTACGGTTGATTCTGCTGTATCTGGTCTCGGTGGTTGTCCATATGCTAAAGGTGCTTCTGGAAATGTTGCTACTGAGGATGTCGTCTATATGCTCAATGGACTAGGAGTGAAGACAAATGTTGATCTTGAGAAGGTCATTTTAGCTGGGGATTTTATCTGCAAGCATTTGGGTCGATCTCCTGGTTCTAAGGTTGCTAAAGCACTGAGCAGAATTCCAGAAAATGCCTCAAAGCTGTAA
- the LOC113694207 gene encoding uncharacterized protein isoform X3 — MLAAKAIDGKLSRWRSFVPIKYFASLPAFERPISAHEDLTSGANALMGSFSDTFCGRNDAMEAENFKNQGVNGFNSLVKYRNDENIRRPSPWNGQKAVASSYCFPNRVHDMLYMPLRNFSSQSSATSFSDVKTKFLGSIPKFVKIVEVGPRDGLQNEKAIVPTAVKVDLIKMLVSSGLSVIEATSFVSPKWVPQLADAKDVLEAIQCVQGAKFPVLTPNLKGFAAAVAAGAKEVAIFAAASESFSRSNINCSIKDSLYRYREVAHAARNSSIPVRGDLFTNFLRYISCVVGCPVEGAVSPSQVVYVAKALLDMGCTEISLGDTIGVGTPGTIVPMLEAVLEVVPVEKLAVHFHDTYGQALSNILISLQMGIRTVDSAVSGLGGCPYAKGASGNVATEDVVYMLNGLGVKTNVDLEKVILAGDFICKHLGRSPGSKVAKALSRIPENASKL, encoded by the exons ATGTTAGCTGCAAAAGCCATTGATGGTAAACTTTCAAGGTGGAGGTCTTTTGTGCCCATTAAATATTTTGCTTCACTGCCTGCTTTCGAGAGGCCAATTTCAGCTCATGAAGATTTGACCAGTGGTGCCAATGCACTTATGGGTTCCTTTTCCGATACTTTCTGCGGCAGAAATGATGCTATGGaagctgaaaatttcaaaaatcaagGAGTAAATGGTTTCAATAGCCTAGTGAAGTATAGAAA TGATGAGAATATAAGAAGACCATCTCCATGGAATGGACAAAAGGCAGTTGCATCATCATATTGTTTCCCCAATCGAGTACATGACATGTTATACATGCCATTACGTAATTTTAGTTCTCAGAGCAGTGCTACGTCCTTTTCGGATGTGAAAACCAAG TTCTTGGGATCAATTCCTAAATTTGTGAAGATTGTGGAAGTTGGGCCTCGGGATGGACTGCAAAACGAGAAGGCAATCGTGCCTACTGCTGTGAAGGTTGATCTAATAAAAATGCTAGTTTCTTCAGGATTATCTGTCATTGAGGCTACTAGTTTTGTCTCACCAAAATGGGTGCCGCAG CTTGCAGATGCGAAGGATGTACTTGAGGCAATTCAATGTGTTCAAGGTGCAAAGTTTCCTGTTTTGACACCAAATCTCAAA GGGTTTGCAGCAGCTGTTGCTGCTGGAGCCAAGGAAGTGGCTATCTTTGCTGCAGCTTCTGAATCTTTTTCCAGGTCAAACATAAATTGTAGCATCAAAGATAGTCTGTATCGATACCGTGAGGTTGCCCATGCAGCCAGAAATAGCTCTATACCTGTCCGTGG TGATTTATTCACTAATTTCCTTAGGTACATATCATGTGTTGTTGGCTGTCCAGTGGAAGGAGCAGTATCTCCCTCGCAAGTCGTTTATGTGGCAAAAGCACTTCTTGACATGGGGTGCACTGAAATCTCCCTTGGCGACACGATTGGCGTTGGGACTCCTG GTACCATTGTTCCGATGCTTGAAGCTGTCCTTGAAGTTGTACCTGTAGAGAAACTTGCTGTCCATTTTCATGACACCTATGGACAAGCTCTTTCAAACATTCTCATATCACTGCAA ATGGGGATCCGTACGGTTGATTCTGCTGTATCTGGTCTCGGTGGTTGTCCATATGCTAAAGGTGCTTCTGGAAATGTTGCTACTGAGGATGTCGTCTATATGCTCAATGGACTAGGAGTGAAGACAAATGTTGATCTTGAGAAGGTCATTTTAGCTGGGGATTTTATCTGCAAGCATTTGGGTCGATCTCCTGGTTCTAAGGTTGCTAAAGCACTGAGCAGAATTCCAGAAAATGCCTCAAAGCTGTAA
- the LOC113694207 gene encoding uncharacterized protein isoform X2: MLAAKAIDGKLSRWRSFVPIKYFASLPAFERPISAHEDLTSGANALMGSFSDTFCGRNDAMEAENFKNQGVNGFNSLVKYRNDENIRRPSPWNGQKAVASSYCFPNRVHDMLYMPLRNFSSQSSATSFSDVKTKFLGSIPKFVKIVEVGPRDGLQNEKAIVPTAVKVDLIKMLVSSGLSVIEATSFVSPKWVPQLADAKDVLEAIQCVQGAKFPVLTPNLKGFAAAVAAGAKEVAIFAAASESFSRSNINCSIKDSLYRYREVAHAARNSSIPVRGYISCVVGCPVEGAVSPSQVVYVAKALLDMGCTEISLGDTIGVGTPGTIVPMLEAVLEVVPVEKLAVHFHDTYGQALSNILISLQIFWSCKNYMMGIRTVDSAVSGLGGCPYAKGASGNVATEDVVYMLNGLGVKTNVDLEKVILAGDFICKHLGRSPGSKVAKALSRIPENASKL, encoded by the exons ATGTTAGCTGCAAAAGCCATTGATGGTAAACTTTCAAGGTGGAGGTCTTTTGTGCCCATTAAATATTTTGCTTCACTGCCTGCTTTCGAGAGGCCAATTTCAGCTCATGAAGATTTGACCAGTGGTGCCAATGCACTTATGGGTTCCTTTTCCGATACTTTCTGCGGCAGAAATGATGCTATGGaagctgaaaatttcaaaaatcaagGAGTAAATGGTTTCAATAGCCTAGTGAAGTATAGAAA TGATGAGAATATAAGAAGACCATCTCCATGGAATGGACAAAAGGCAGTTGCATCATCATATTGTTTCCCCAATCGAGTACATGACATGTTATACATGCCATTACGTAATTTTAGTTCTCAGAGCAGTGCTACGTCCTTTTCGGATGTGAAAACCAAG TTCTTGGGATCAATTCCTAAATTTGTGAAGATTGTGGAAGTTGGGCCTCGGGATGGACTGCAAAACGAGAAGGCAATCGTGCCTACTGCTGTGAAGGTTGATCTAATAAAAATGCTAGTTTCTTCAGGATTATCTGTCATTGAGGCTACTAGTTTTGTCTCACCAAAATGGGTGCCGCAG CTTGCAGATGCGAAGGATGTACTTGAGGCAATTCAATGTGTTCAAGGTGCAAAGTTTCCTGTTTTGACACCAAATCTCAAA GGGTTTGCAGCAGCTGTTGCTGCTGGAGCCAAGGAAGTGGCTATCTTTGCTGCAGCTTCTGAATCTTTTTCCAGGTCAAACATAAATTGTAGCATCAAAGATAGTCTGTATCGATACCGTGAGGTTGCCCATGCAGCCAGAAATAGCTCTATACCTGTCCGTGG GTACATATCATGTGTTGTTGGCTGTCCAGTGGAAGGAGCAGTATCTCCCTCGCAAGTCGTTTATGTGGCAAAAGCACTTCTTGACATGGGGTGCACTGAAATCTCCCTTGGCGACACGATTGGCGTTGGGACTCCTG GTACCATTGTTCCGATGCTTGAAGCTGTCCTTGAAGTTGTACCTGTAGAGAAACTTGCTGTCCATTTTCATGACACCTATGGACAAGCTCTTTCAAACATTCTCATATCACTGCAA ATATTTTGGAGCTGCAAGAATTACATG ATGGGGATCCGTACGGTTGATTCTGCTGTATCTGGTCTCGGTGGTTGTCCATATGCTAAAGGTGCTTCTGGAAATGTTGCTACTGAGGATGTCGTCTATATGCTCAATGGACTAGGAGTGAAGACAAATGTTGATCTTGAGAAGGTCATTTTAGCTGGGGATTTTATCTGCAAGCATTTGGGTCGATCTCCTGGTTCTAAGGTTGCTAAAGCACTGAGCAGAATTCCAGAAAATGCCTCAAAGCTGTAA
- the LOC113694207 gene encoding hydroxymethylglutaryl-CoA lyase, mitochondrial-like isoform X5: MLYMPLRNFSSQSSATSFSDVKTKFLGSIPKFVKIVEVGPRDGLQNEKAIVPTAVKVDLIKMLVSSGLSVIEATSFVSPKWVPQLADAKDVLEAIQCVQGAKFPVLTPNLKGFAAAVAAGAKEVAIFAAASESFSRSNINCSIKDSLYRYREVAHAARNSSIPVRGDLFTNFLRYISCVVGCPVEGAVSPSQVVYVAKALLDMGCTEISLGDTIGVGTPGTIVPMLEAVLEVVPVEKLAVHFHDTYGQALSNILISLQIFWSCKNYMMGIRTVDSAVSGLGGCPYAKGASGNVATEDVVYMLNGLGVKTNVDLEKVILAGDFICKHLGRSPGSKVAKALSRIPENASKL; encoded by the exons ATGTTATACATGCCATTACGTAATTTTAGTTCTCAGAGCAGTGCTACGTCCTTTTCGGATGTGAAAACCAAG TTCTTGGGATCAATTCCTAAATTTGTGAAGATTGTGGAAGTTGGGCCTCGGGATGGACTGCAAAACGAGAAGGCAATCGTGCCTACTGCTGTGAAGGTTGATCTAATAAAAATGCTAGTTTCTTCAGGATTATCTGTCATTGAGGCTACTAGTTTTGTCTCACCAAAATGGGTGCCGCAG CTTGCAGATGCGAAGGATGTACTTGAGGCAATTCAATGTGTTCAAGGTGCAAAGTTTCCTGTTTTGACACCAAATCTCAAA GGGTTTGCAGCAGCTGTTGCTGCTGGAGCCAAGGAAGTGGCTATCTTTGCTGCAGCTTCTGAATCTTTTTCCAGGTCAAACATAAATTGTAGCATCAAAGATAGTCTGTATCGATACCGTGAGGTTGCCCATGCAGCCAGAAATAGCTCTATACCTGTCCGTGG TGATTTATTCACTAATTTCCTTAGGTACATATCATGTGTTGTTGGCTGTCCAGTGGAAGGAGCAGTATCTCCCTCGCAAGTCGTTTATGTGGCAAAAGCACTTCTTGACATGGGGTGCACTGAAATCTCCCTTGGCGACACGATTGGCGTTGGGACTCCTG GTACCATTGTTCCGATGCTTGAAGCTGTCCTTGAAGTTGTACCTGTAGAGAAACTTGCTGTCCATTTTCATGACACCTATGGACAAGCTCTTTCAAACATTCTCATATCACTGCAA ATATTTTGGAGCTGCAAGAATTACATG ATGGGGATCCGTACGGTTGATTCTGCTGTATCTGGTCTCGGTGGTTGTCCATATGCTAAAGGTGCTTCTGGAAATGTTGCTACTGAGGATGTCGTCTATATGCTCAATGGACTAGGAGTGAAGACAAATGTTGATCTTGAGAAGGTCATTTTAGCTGGGGATTTTATCTGCAAGCATTTGGGTCGATCTCCTGGTTCTAAGGTTGCTAAAGCACTGAGCAGAATTCCAGAAAATGCCTCAAAGCTGTAA
- the LOC113694207 gene encoding hydroxymethylglutaryl-CoA lyase, mitochondrial-like isoform X7, which produces MSLGYATMLQFLGSIPKFVKIVEVGPRDGLQNEKAIVPTAVKVDLIKMLVSSGLSVIEATSFVSPKWVPQLADAKDVLEAIQCVQGAKFPVLTPNLKGFAAAVAAGAKEVAIFAAASESFSRSNINCSIKDSLYRYREVAHAARNSSIPVRGYISCVVGCPVEGAVSPSQVVYVAKALLDMGCTEISLGDTIGVGTPGTIVPMLEAVLEVVPVEKLAVHFHDTYGQALSNILISLQIFWSCKNYMMGIRTVDSAVSGLGGCPYAKGASGNVATEDVVYMLNGLGVKTNVDLEKVILAGDFICKHLGRSPGSKVAKALSRIPENASKL; this is translated from the exons ATGTCACTTGGTTACGCCACAATGTTGCAGTTCTTGGGATCAATTCCTAAATTTGTGAAGATTGTGGAAGTTGGGCCTCGGGATGGACTGCAAAACGAGAAGGCAATCGTGCCTACTGCTGTGAAGGTTGATCTAATAAAAATGCTAGTTTCTTCAGGATTATCTGTCATTGAGGCTACTAGTTTTGTCTCACCAAAATGGGTGCCGCAG CTTGCAGATGCGAAGGATGTACTTGAGGCAATTCAATGTGTTCAAGGTGCAAAGTTTCCTGTTTTGACACCAAATCTCAAA GGGTTTGCAGCAGCTGTTGCTGCTGGAGCCAAGGAAGTGGCTATCTTTGCTGCAGCTTCTGAATCTTTTTCCAGGTCAAACATAAATTGTAGCATCAAAGATAGTCTGTATCGATACCGTGAGGTTGCCCATGCAGCCAGAAATAGCTCTATACCTGTCCGTGG GTACATATCATGTGTTGTTGGCTGTCCAGTGGAAGGAGCAGTATCTCCCTCGCAAGTCGTTTATGTGGCAAAAGCACTTCTTGACATGGGGTGCACTGAAATCTCCCTTGGCGACACGATTGGCGTTGGGACTCCTG GTACCATTGTTCCGATGCTTGAAGCTGTCCTTGAAGTTGTACCTGTAGAGAAACTTGCTGTCCATTTTCATGACACCTATGGACAAGCTCTTTCAAACATTCTCATATCACTGCAA ATATTTTGGAGCTGCAAGAATTACATG ATGGGGATCCGTACGGTTGATTCTGCTGTATCTGGTCTCGGTGGTTGTCCATATGCTAAAGGTGCTTCTGGAAATGTTGCTACTGAGGATGTCGTCTATATGCTCAATGGACTAGGAGTGAAGACAAATGTTGATCTTGAGAAGGTCATTTTAGCTGGGGATTTTATCTGCAAGCATTTGGGTCGATCTCCTGGTTCTAAGGTTGCTAAAGCACTGAGCAGAATTCCAGAAAATGCCTCAAAGCTGTAA
- the LOC113694207 gene encoding hydroxymethylglutaryl-CoA lyase, mitochondrial-like isoform X6, which produces MSLGYATMLQFLGSIPKFVKIVEVGPRDGLQNEKAIVPTAVKVDLIKMLVSSGLSVIEATSFVSPKWVPQLADAKDVLEAIQCVQGAKFPVLTPNLKGFAAAVAAGAKEVAIFAAASESFSRSNINCSIKDSLYRYREVAHAARNSSIPVRGDLFTNFLRYISCVVGCPVEGAVSPSQVVYVAKALLDMGCTEISLGDTIGVGTPGTIVPMLEAVLEVVPVEKLAVHFHDTYGQALSNILISLQIFWSCKNYMMGIRTVDSAVSGLGGCPYAKGASGNVATEDVVYMLNGLGVKTNVDLEKVILAGDFICKHLGRSPGSKVAKALSRIPENASKL; this is translated from the exons ATGTCACTTGGTTACGCCACAATGTTGCAGTTCTTGGGATCAATTCCTAAATTTGTGAAGATTGTGGAAGTTGGGCCTCGGGATGGACTGCAAAACGAGAAGGCAATCGTGCCTACTGCTGTGAAGGTTGATCTAATAAAAATGCTAGTTTCTTCAGGATTATCTGTCATTGAGGCTACTAGTTTTGTCTCACCAAAATGGGTGCCGCAG CTTGCAGATGCGAAGGATGTACTTGAGGCAATTCAATGTGTTCAAGGTGCAAAGTTTCCTGTTTTGACACCAAATCTCAAA GGGTTTGCAGCAGCTGTTGCTGCTGGAGCCAAGGAAGTGGCTATCTTTGCTGCAGCTTCTGAATCTTTTTCCAGGTCAAACATAAATTGTAGCATCAAAGATAGTCTGTATCGATACCGTGAGGTTGCCCATGCAGCCAGAAATAGCTCTATACCTGTCCGTGG TGATTTATTCACTAATTTCCTTAGGTACATATCATGTGTTGTTGGCTGTCCAGTGGAAGGAGCAGTATCTCCCTCGCAAGTCGTTTATGTGGCAAAAGCACTTCTTGACATGGGGTGCACTGAAATCTCCCTTGGCGACACGATTGGCGTTGGGACTCCTG GTACCATTGTTCCGATGCTTGAAGCTGTCCTTGAAGTTGTACCTGTAGAGAAACTTGCTGTCCATTTTCATGACACCTATGGACAAGCTCTTTCAAACATTCTCATATCACTGCAA ATATTTTGGAGCTGCAAGAATTACATG ATGGGGATCCGTACGGTTGATTCTGCTGTATCTGGTCTCGGTGGTTGTCCATATGCTAAAGGTGCTTCTGGAAATGTTGCTACTGAGGATGTCGTCTATATGCTCAATGGACTAGGAGTGAAGACAAATGTTGATCTTGAGAAGGTCATTTTAGCTGGGGATTTTATCTGCAAGCATTTGGGTCGATCTCCTGGTTCTAAGGTTGCTAAAGCACTGAGCAGAATTCCAGAAAATGCCTCAAAGCTGTAA